The Vespa velutina chromosome 17, iVesVel2.1, whole genome shotgun sequence genome segment tgaaataaaatgtattgacTACAATACacggtataataatataataatataataataatgaaaaatataataatgtagaaATTGTGACGGTAATCTAAGTGAAAACTCTgaagatatattcttttattatatatatatatatatatttttttttttcacgtataaATTGAACTtatctttaaagaaaagaaaaaaaaaaagaaacaaaaacaaaacaaaacagaacaaaatccccaaatatataatatataccatAAAGCCGCACCCCCttgccccccccccccaaaaaaacaaaacaaaacaaagaaaccCCAGAAAACTATGCTAAGTCTAAATCATCTAAcctaataaatctaataatttgATAACTTACTTAATCGATCGAgatcttaaataaaataggaaaaaaaaagaaaaagaaagaaagaaaaaggaaatattaaatttcaggTACGAGTACGGACTTGGTGCCACAATTATTGGGAATGTTCGACGAGCTGGCACGTCGTGGAAATGGTTACGAAGATCACCAAGTAGTCCTCTCAGCGTCTTGTAATATACCAGCGGCTTTGCAGAAACGATTGAGTTTGGTACCGCACTCACAACGAGGTTCCATATTCGGTCAGCTTTGTGGGGAGGCTACGAAGAAAGGTAGTAGCTGTAATAGcggtagtaatagtaatagtaataatagtcaTCGGGATAAGAAGAGCGAGGATATGTGtgagagaacgaaagatacGGATACGAAAAGTACGATAGACGTTGTGGTAACTCAACATCTTGTTCGCAACaacaaagacgacgacgacaacgacgacgatgacaataacagcaacagcaacaacaacaacaacaacagcaacaacaataaaaataataacaacaacgacgacgacgatgatgacgagaacgaggacgacgacgaggaggaggacgaagaggaggaggaagaggaggaagaggaggagagagaaagagaaagaaagaggaaggaggtcgtcaaagtagaaaaagaaaatgatggaaATAGATTGTCGATCAACGTTATCGTGgaaaacgataagaagaagaagaattcttATGTacaagaaacaaataatagcAAGAACTCCAATGGAGGAACGCTTACTCAGCtcagatataaaagaagatgTAGAAGTGGAAGACCATTGTCTGGTAGTTCGATAGCCTCTAGTACATCGTCAAGTGGCTGTAGCAATCAGGGAAATCCATCGTCTGCGACTAATCCATATTTGGCTTCTGTCGAATCATTAGCCGATACCTGTGCCAGTTCTCAAGGTAtccaataattttgatatacatTGGGAATACcttcgaattaaataattaaatacgttCTCTCGTGATCTTCCGAGAGATTGATCAGTGAtgttatccttttttattaatttatttatatatatatatatatatatatatatatatatatatatttattgttctttttttttttaccccttCATGCTTTTATTTCTAGGTTCGGGTGATAGCGGTGTGGTTACGGTATCCGAAGCCAGCTGTCGTATTGGTAATGTTACCAATGGTCAAAGAAGGGACAGTGCCGAAGGAGACACGTCCTCCCATCGACCACGTTATTGCGATCCTCATCGTAATCCCGTGGAAAGAGTATTGCTTGAAATCGTCGATACCGAAGCTATATATGTTGAACACTTGCGACAAGTTATACAGGTAAATTGGATATTCTGAggtttctttctatcttttttctcgcatttctctctctctctctctctctctctctcttgattaaagaaagattaaaaaagaacgatattaaaaaggtatgttttttcttatatttttttttcttattttttttcttttttttttctaaacaggGCTATCTCATATTTTGGAGAGACGATCCCACGTTGTTTGTACATCAATTGCAATTAAGCGACTTGTTCAGCAATATAGAAGATATATTCAAGTTCAAcaggtatataataatatttattggtaatattttaatgaacgacattatggaataataatatttaaaaaaaaaaaaaaaaaaaaaaagaaagtaaagaaaaagaaaagaaaaaaaacgcgtCATCTTTCGTGCATTTCAGAGAATTCCTAAAAGAAATCGAGAAATGTGCTTTTGATCCAGTTTGCGTGGCTAACACTTTCATCAAGCATAATTCAGGATTTAAGGTTTATACCGAATACTGTACGAATTATCCCAGGTAAGTGGGAACGTgtcgatctatatatatactatcaaaaaattttctaatattcttCCTCTACCCCCACCCTCACCCCTACTCTACattctccaaaaaaaaaaaaaaaaaaaaaaaaaaaagaaggggaaaaaaagtattgtatgataaaattttatagaacTGTCTCTGTATTAACCGATCTGATGGGACAAGAGGAAATGGCCAAAGCGTTTAGAGAAAGACAGGCAGCTTTAGATCACGCGTTACCTTTGGGATCATTTTTGTTGAAGCCTGTTCAAAGGATTCTTAAATATCACTTGTTGCTAgaggtaaaatatttataaacaaataataatataaaattggattggatctctttaaaaaaaaaagaaagaaaaaattgtatataaattttttttttatttttcctttttttttttttattttgaatcaatcaattaaattcGCAATGATCGAATGAGAATACATTTTGTCGATAAATTTGCAGAATTTATCGAAGGAATATGGGGCAGGCTGTGACGCAAGAGAAAACGAGGCAGAGGGAAGAAGTGCAATCGAGGGTGCATTAGCAGCTATGACTGGCATCGCAAAACATATTAACGCGATGAAGAGAAGACACGAGCACGCAGTAAGAGTTCAAGAGATTCAATCGCTACTTTATGGATGGTCTGGACCGGATTTAACTACCAGCGGTGAACTTATAGCTGAAGGTCGCTTCAGAATGAGAGGGGCTAAAGCACCGAGACATGCTTTTCTCTTTGACAGGATGTTACTCCttacgaaaaagaaggaagatggTTTATTGGTCTACAAGGCTCATATCAtggtaaaattatatattctaatatataatgatatataatgattGGTTCAAATGTtcctaaatgattttatatatcaattgggatatatatatatattccaataaaatatcaatccAATGAGAATATCAATCCTAAAAATAAATCCTAATTCCATGAGGAATAgatctaataatataaaaaatcatatatatatatatatattttttttcttctaatctcttctctctatattttaattattattagtcaataaattaataatcatcatattataatttttaataaaacatattagatacagtattatttatttagatattaattatatattaaccaaatcgaatatatatttcaatatttcataaataatatcatgaaTATCCTTTCGCACAGTGTTCCAATTTGATGTTGATCGAAAGTATCCCAGGAGAACCATTAAGCTTTCATGTGATACCCTTCGATAATCCAAGGTTGCAATATACATTGCAggtaaataaaagagaaaacaaacgcttggaaataatttttatgaaaataaaaggagtaattaatttttcttttttttttttttttctcttatcaggCACGCAACCTGGAACAAAAGAGGGAATGGACCTTGCAAATAAAAAGGGTAATCCTTGAAAATTACAACGCTGTTATACCTTCTCATGCTAGGCAACTGTTTCTACAACTTGGGCAGACTCAACACGAAGGTAAAATtattacagagagagagagagagagagagagagagagagagagtgaaaaagattttaattcggtgactttaattcttattaattatgattaatataattacagaCGATTCTACGACTGACAAAAGCTCGGCGAAAAAGTTATACTCGGCACCGCCGGAATATTTAGAGAAACGtaagcaagaaagagaaagaagaagatcagAAACTGGTATTAGGCATAAGttcaaaaaaaatacaagaaaatcGGAATCACCTGCCATCACTACCACAGAGgtaaggagaagaaaaaaaaacaaacaaacaaaaagaaataaaaaaaaaaatcattgctTTTTCTCAACGTCATCGACATTATTTAAATCTGAGAATatgtgtaaaaaaataaatccaaatatattgattattcaGGATTCGCCGGCATCGTTGAGAAAAAATCCTAATAACGAGACTGAAATGCACGACTCGAGAGATCAAAATCTTAACAGGTGTACCGACGGGCGTACTCTCAAAGTAaaggtataaatatttttcatttgtatattatttaattatcaatataataatatatgataaagtTGAACGTGTctgaatttgtttttttttttgtttttaatttttaaaggatCGCTTCACCGGCTGGAGAAGAAAATCAGAGCCGGGATTTCAATCTTACGTTTCGTTGAATCAATCTGACGAGGATCAGAAAGAGGTAACAGCTGATATGGAAACGACTTTAGTTGAATCAGATCGTACGATCAATACAAGCAACGAGGATAATAATAAGCCAACAAATTCTCAACAAGTTGAAACCAAAGAGAACAATGAACAACTACAAACGGCAACTACACCGGCAGTGGCCCAAACAGTTGAGGAAATAGTTGGTCATATTTTAATGCAAAATcaagaatttcaaaaattattggaaaagCAAAGGACTAGTAGTAGCATAAACGTTAGACAACAGCAAAGATTTAACAAGAGAATATCAGCCGACACTTCGGATGAGAGTGATTGCGAGAACGCTAATTACGTTGGTGGAACTTTGAACAATCGTGTCCGTACGTCTCATCGTGAAACCCAAAGATTGGTGAGAACTAACAACGCATGGAACTCATTGTCCACGGTTAATAATACACGTGACAACACGCCACAGCCAGCACTTAGGTTACtctatgataatttaaaatccTCGGATGGTAAAACGACAAGCGTACATGAGACAATGAATACAAAGAACAATGTAAATCGTGTACACGAAAAGAGAGCCCTTTTCGAAGCCTTTAAAAGACAAAGTATCGTTACCGAAAgtaagataataaagacagCTTTGAGAATTAGAGAGAACTCAACGTCCGCCAATGACGATTCAAACGATACAACTATACGTACTAGTAACGATCAGGATTATTCGGAGAAGGCTAACGAAGTTGAACTTAGTCCCGAACGAAAAGATAAGATCAATGATATAGATCAACAACAGGATATCATAAAGGAGACCGACGAATCAAAAGGTTTTGGTAACTATGATAATCTTCAACATGTTTGGGATGGTCTTAAAGAGGAACAAGACGTTAATGGAAGTGACAGTCCAACGAGACCGGCCGTTTGGTTGACCAAACTCTGTGAAGGTTTACCAACTTCACCCCAAAAATGTGGATCCTTACCTCGTAGCTTTCAAATCAATCCAAACTCACAACTTAGCGTTACCAAATCACGATTTCTTCAAAGAGATGGAAAACCAATGACCGAAAGACCCTTCACTATAGCCTCGGACAAACCCGCTGAGATAAATCTCGAGGATATGGAAAGATACGCTTCGAGTTGTCAACCCGAGGGTAGAATTGCCAAATTTCCAACTTCGGTTTCTACTTCAACGTCGACATTTTTCTGTTCCCTCGATGATACTTTAACAGATGCATATTCCGAGATTCACATGGTCTCCTCACCTACTACAACCAACATTCATCCAGATCACAAAATCTACAGGGCTAATGGGAGTACTAGATTTAAGAACGTATTGTCGAAGGCCGGTAGTCGTTTGCAAGGTCTCAGGAATACTCTTAGCACCGAAACCCTTGAGTGTAgcgaagaaatagaaagaactaaatattttcgttcattGAGCAAtggaaaatcaaaaagaaaaggcaaatCCAAACATTCTAGAGAAAGTTCATCTGACATCGAAGAACTTGTTGGTTGTGTACCAGCAACTGGTGGACCATCCGATTATAGGATACCATCATTGTACTATAAACAAGGAAGTTCTAGTTTGGGTGCACGTATAGCGCAATCCGATTATGCGGATCCTACTGTCCTCTTTGCTGAAAACAAACGCAATAGTAACGAGgagacaagaaaaataaaggaaaaagtgaaagaaaataatgaaagggataaggtagaagaagaagatgatgatggtgatgatgatgatgatgacgaggatgatgatgatgacgatgaggaggaggaggacgaggagggaTCTTCCAGAGGAACTAATTGTCGTGAAAGCGAGACCGACAGTTTCTACGAGAGATCATTCGAAGTTATTGAGAATTATGTTGACGTTGATGGCGAGGAAGTTTTCAGGGACAGTGCAATATTCAGTGACGCTGATGATGTCCTTCTAATGCGTACAGATACTGGAGGAGgcggaggtggaggtggaggtggtggtagtggtagtggcgGAGCCACTACATCATCTggtaataaacaaaaagttgCACCTCCGGTtcctgcaaaaaaaaaatcagaatgTTCATCAGTTTCAACCATTTTCTCGAATATCGtgcaagaaaataatacaattggGAAACCTTACGTAGCACAGAAACCAGATTACCTAAAAATAAAGTCGATCTTCTTGAGAGCACAGAGTAATAAtagcagtagtaatagtaatagtaatagtaatagtaataatagtaatagtccAGAAAGTAAAATCTCTTTATTAAGGTCGTCCTTTATGAAAAGAGACGTTGATAGAAAGTGTACGACAAATGATGTTGGATTAATTGAAGAATCCGGCGATATTGGTAACGATGATAAGGATGATGTATCAGCTGGACAGAGTCAGGCAGGTTGGGTTAAGAAAATAGTATGTCAATTGCAAGGACACGttgaaacataattaataaatcttttaaggatagttctttttttttctcttcaattataaattgtaatttttcttttttttttttttccttcttccgtCTCGTGTctctttcaaaattattccGAAACGtaatcgacttttttttttttttttttttttttcttttttttattactattattatcttaaaggACATTTTATCTCagttctatttttattttttttttttttatgttaggAAAATCATTGTTGAATCGTTTGGATTCGTTTTACATTTCACGGGTTGATCTCTGTTTTATCtacgaatgaaatttcataaGTAAATgtttgtggaaaaaaaaaacaaacccTCGAGGGTGTACTCGAACGTTCGAATTTTtcgtatgattttattttattgtattctattattattattttttttttttatttttctttgtttttttttttttttttatatattatcagaaACGCCAAGTACTGcctattttttactttacttcGTGTAGAAAGtacaattgttatttaaataaggATATAAACGtgacgatttttaattttctttttttttcctttcctttttaaaagatctctaatatctaaattatttctcttttttatttcttttttttttgttcgtttttttttcttttctaaatcttcttgaatgaaattaaattaacattttctttcatagttAACGCAccgttttttttattcttctcaaataagagaaaagagttggacctttctcttttttttttcttttttttttttatttaaatattcagaTATATTTAGATCTTAATCCAAGAACAATTTTAATGAGTATACTTCTCATGACTTCATATGACTATATGTTCtctgttcaaaaaaaaaaaaaaaaaaaaaaaaaaaaaataataataataataataataataattgtgttCAACTAGTAAGGTACAATGTAACGTTATCTATTCAAGatcaaaggaataataatattgtatgaaGAAGTAACAATGATACTTCACATATGTCTTTTAAGGAtagattaatgttattttgtataaaGCTAAgaactaaagagagagaggactatACATTGTTGTACCGTAATGTGCTGTTAatgtatatagtaatataatttttgtaaaatttcacTGCAATCAGTTTGAAtcatttaatccttttttttttttttaatatatatatatatatatatatatatatatatatatatatatatatatatttggaagTGGAGAAAATTAATCAACACTTTGGCTACCTTCACTatcacatgcatatatatatatatatacatatatatatacatatatatatatatatatatatgcatatattatttcagGTAGGTTTTATTACGAGAATGTAATATGTACAGTAAGTTTAGAGCTAATCGTGCTTAAAAATATAAGTTGTAAATTATACATGagaaatcataaattattttcacaatactgtatttatataaaaactcCTAAAATGAAAGCTTCATAAGTCGAAGATAAATTTCGTTATACACATTATGTACAACTGCAGtagttatatgtatgtatgtgtatatgtatatatatatatatatatatatatatatatatatatacttttttttaatttctacttCCATTAATGCTCTCAGTcctatcttttcttatcttctttatctctcttttttttctctttttctttttattttatatatatatatatatatatatatctccagCAGAGTTCTCTTCCTTGTCTCGCGATttgaatataaagaataaaataacatttatttgtcTCTATATTATTAAGGAGTCTCTGCTTATTGACATTGCAAGGAATGAAGATTcatacttattatttaaaataactccatttatgtattaaatgtgaataatgttataataattaataaaatgaatcaacATCAATGCAATATCGTTTTATCAGATACTCCTTAAAAActactttctctttatcgagTTACATTATCGTAccattttctataataattccATCATGTAAGAATATTCGTATCCGTTGCTATATGCATGTGTCACTAAAGCTTTGGTTAACAACATATCATTGACATATCgacgaataaatttatgtatgcgtatatatatatatatatacatatataatatatcatacatatatataatatattatatatacatatatataatatatcataatatatctttACCTTAATCTCATGAGCTAACAAAGTCTTGAGAGAATACTTTTTACAATCACGTATATCATCtctttaaaattactttttcccTCCTCGAAGCTgctttacattatttaaatatagacatatgtatgtataaatatatatatatatatatatatatatatatacatatgtatgtatgttgtatgtatgtatgtatgaatgtgttttttttttaaatacatatacatatatacttctattatttctctttctttccctaatttctttctcaaaatatttgaatgtcttttattaatacattattcgttcatcattctttcattaaaaACACAAAACAAACTGAACAAATTCAAATTATGTTTTcgcataaagaaaaatgtattatgacttaataaattttaagtcaatgtttatacattatatattctaGAGACAAAGccatcaatcaatcaatcaatcaatcaatctgGTCGATGTGGACAGGTACACAATTATCGCTGTAATTTGTCCTACCACTACATAAATCT includes the following:
- the LOC124955269 gene encoding uncharacterized protein LOC124955269 isoform X1; translated protein: MDCSEADAEAASSNAVDSDGSVSWEDFFGTSTDLVPQLLGMFDELARRGNGYEDHQVVLSASCNIPAALQKRLSLVPHSQRGSIFGQLCGEATKKGSSCNSGSNSNSNNSHRDKKSEDMCERTKDTDTKSTIDVVVTQHLVRNNKDDDDNDDDDNNSNSNNNNNNSNNNKNNNNNDDDDDDENEDDDEEEDEEEEEEEEEEERERERKRKEVVKVEKENDGNRLSINVIVENDKKKKNSYVQETNNSKNSNGGTLTQLRYKRRCRSGRPLSGSSIASSTSSSGCSNQGNPSSATNPYLASVESLADTCASSQGSGDSGVVTVSEASCRIGNVTNGQRRDSAEGDTSSHRPRYCDPHRNPVERVLLEIVDTEAIYVEHLRQVIQGYLIFWRDDPTLFVHQLQLSDLFSNIEDIFKFNREFLKEIEKCAFDPVCVANTFIKHNSGFKVYTEYCTNYPRTVSVLTDLMGQEEMAKAFRERQAALDHALPLGSFLLKPVQRILKYHLLLENLSKEYGAGCDARENEAEGRSAIEGALAAMTGIAKHINAMKRRHEHAVRVQEIQSLLYGWSGPDLTTSGELIAEGRFRMRGAKAPRHAFLFDRMLLLTKKKEDGLLVYKAHIMCSNLMLIESIPGEPLSFHVIPFDNPRLQYTLQARNLEQKREWTLQIKRVILENYNAVIPSHARQLFLQLGQTQHEDDSTTDKSSAKKLYSAPPEYLEKRKQERERRRSETGIRHKFKKNTRKSESPAITTTEDSPASLRKNPNNETEMHDSRDQNLNRCTDGRTLKVKDRFTGWRRKSEPGFQSYVSLNQSDEDQKEVTADMETTLVESDRTINTSNEDNNKPTNSQQVETKENNEQLQTATTPAVAQTVEEIVGHILMQNQEFQKLLEKQRTSSSINVRQQQRFNKRISADTSDESDCENANYVGGTLNNRVRTSHRETQRLVRTNNAWNSLSTVNNTRDNTPQPALRLLYDNLKSSDGKTTSVHETMNTKNNVNRVHEKRALFEAFKRQSIVTESKIIKTALRIRENSTSANDDSNDTTIRTSNDQDYSEKANEVELSPERKDKINDIDQQQDIIKETDESKGFGNYDNLQHVWDGLKEEQDVNGSDSPTRPAVWLTKLCEGLPTSPQKCGSLPRSFQINPNSQLSVTKSRFLQRDGKPMTERPFTIASDKPAEINLEDMERYASSCQPEGRIAKFPTSVSTSTSTFFCSLDDTLTDAYSEIHMVSSPTTTNIHPDHKIYRANGSTRFKNVLSKAGSRLQGLRNTLSTETLECSEEIERTKYFRSLSNGKSKRKGKSKHSRESSSDIEELVGCVPATGGPSDYRIPSLYYKQGSSSLGARIAQSDYADPTVLFAENKRNSNEETRKIKEKVKENNERDKVEEEDDDGDDDDDDEDDDDDDEEEEDEEGSSRGTNCRESETDSFYERSFEVIENYVDVDGEEVFRDSAIFSDADDVLLMRTDTGGGGGGGGGGGSGSGGATTSSGNKQKVAPPVPAKKKSECSSVSTIFSNIVQENNTIGKPYVAQKPDYLKIKSIFLRAQSNNSSSNSNSNSNSNNSNSPESKISLLRSSFMKRDVDRKCTTNDVGLIEESGDIGNDDKDDVSAGQSQAGWVKKIVCQLQGHVET
- the LOC124955269 gene encoding uncharacterized protein LOC124955269 isoform X3, with translation MIHGTSTDLVPQLLGMFDELARRGNGYEDHQVVLSASCNIPAALQKRLSLVPHSQRGSIFGQLCGEATKKGSSCNSGSNSNSNNSHRDKKSEDMCERTKDTDTKSTIDVVVTQHLVRNNKDDDDNDDDDNNSNSNNNNNNSNNNKNNNNNDDDDDDENEDDDEEEDEEEEEEEEEEERERERKRKEVVKVEKENDGNRLSINVIVENDKKKKNSYVQETNNSKNSNGGTLTQLRYKRRCRSGRPLSGSSIASSTSSSGCSNQGNPSSATNPYLASVESLADTCASSQGSGDSGVVTVSEASCRIGNVTNGQRRDSAEGDTSSHRPRYCDPHRNPVERVLLEIVDTEAIYVEHLRQVIQGYLIFWRDDPTLFVHQLQLSDLFSNIEDIFKFNREFLKEIEKCAFDPVCVANTFIKHNSGFKVYTEYCTNYPRTVSVLTDLMGQEEMAKAFRERQAALDHALPLGSFLLKPVQRILKYHLLLENLSKEYGAGCDARENEAEGRSAIEGALAAMTGIAKHINAMKRRHEHAVRVQEIQSLLYGWSGPDLTTSGELIAEGRFRMRGAKAPRHAFLFDRMLLLTKKKEDGLLVYKAHIMCSNLMLIESIPGEPLSFHVIPFDNPRLQYTLQARNLEQKREWTLQIKRVILENYNAVIPSHARQLFLQLGQTQHEDDSTTDKSSAKKLYSAPPEYLEKRKQERERRRSETGIRHKFKKNTRKSESPAITTTEDSPASLRKNPNNETEMHDSRDQNLNRCTDGRTLKVKDRFTGWRRKSEPGFQSYVSLNQSDEDQKEVTADMETTLVESDRTINTSNEDNNKPTNSQQVETKENNEQLQTATTPAVAQTVEEIVGHILMQNQEFQKLLEKQRTSSSINVRQQQRFNKRISADTSDESDCENANYVGGTLNNRVRTSHRETQRLVRTNNAWNSLSTVNNTRDNTPQPALRLLYDNLKSSDGKTTSVHETMNTKNNVNRVHEKRALFEAFKRQSIVTESKIIKTALRIRENSTSANDDSNDTTIRTSNDQDYSEKANEVELSPERKDKINDIDQQQDIIKETDESKGFGNYDNLQHVWDGLKEEQDVNGSDSPTRPAVWLTKLCEGLPTSPQKCGSLPRSFQINPNSQLSVTKSRFLQRDGKPMTERPFTIASDKPAEINLEDMERYASSCQPEGRIAKFPTSVSTSTSTFFCSLDDTLTDAYSEIHMVSSPTTTNIHPDHKIYRANGSTRFKNVLSKAGSRLQGLRNTLSTETLECSEEIERTKYFRSLSNGKSKRKGKSKHSRESSSDIEELVGCVPATGGPSDYRIPSLYYKQGSSSLGARIAQSDYADPTVLFAENKRNSNEETRKIKEKVKENNERDKVEEEDDDGDDDDDDEDDDDDDEEEEDEEGSSRGTNCRESETDSFYERSFEVIENYVDVDGEEVFRDSAIFSDADDVLLMRTDTGGGGGGGGGGGSGSGGATTSSGNKQKVAPPVPAKKKSECSSVSTIFSNIVQENNTIGKPYVAQKPDYLKIKSIFLRAQSNNSSSNSNSNSNSNNSNSPESKISLLRSSFMKRDVDRKCTTNDVGLIEESGDIGNDDKDDVSAGQSQAGWVKKIVCQLQGHVET
- the LOC124955269 gene encoding uncharacterized protein LOC124955269 isoform X2, encoding MFSYIEKRRKKWSHLFGSIGRIDRRIRRCTSTDLVPQLLGMFDELARRGNGYEDHQVVLSASCNIPAALQKRLSLVPHSQRGSIFGQLCGEATKKGSSCNSGSNSNSNNSHRDKKSEDMCERTKDTDTKSTIDVVVTQHLVRNNKDDDDNDDDDNNSNSNNNNNNSNNNKNNNNNDDDDDDENEDDDEEEDEEEEEEEEEEERERERKRKEVVKVEKENDGNRLSINVIVENDKKKKNSYVQETNNSKNSNGGTLTQLRYKRRCRSGRPLSGSSIASSTSSSGCSNQGNPSSATNPYLASVESLADTCASSQGSGDSGVVTVSEASCRIGNVTNGQRRDSAEGDTSSHRPRYCDPHRNPVERVLLEIVDTEAIYVEHLRQVIQGYLIFWRDDPTLFVHQLQLSDLFSNIEDIFKFNREFLKEIEKCAFDPVCVANTFIKHNSGFKVYTEYCTNYPRTVSVLTDLMGQEEMAKAFRERQAALDHALPLGSFLLKPVQRILKYHLLLENLSKEYGAGCDARENEAEGRSAIEGALAAMTGIAKHINAMKRRHEHAVRVQEIQSLLYGWSGPDLTTSGELIAEGRFRMRGAKAPRHAFLFDRMLLLTKKKEDGLLVYKAHIMCSNLMLIESIPGEPLSFHVIPFDNPRLQYTLQARNLEQKREWTLQIKRVILENYNAVIPSHARQLFLQLGQTQHEDDSTTDKSSAKKLYSAPPEYLEKRKQERERRRSETGIRHKFKKNTRKSESPAITTTEDSPASLRKNPNNETEMHDSRDQNLNRCTDGRTLKVKDRFTGWRRKSEPGFQSYVSLNQSDEDQKEVTADMETTLVESDRTINTSNEDNNKPTNSQQVETKENNEQLQTATTPAVAQTVEEIVGHILMQNQEFQKLLEKQRTSSSINVRQQQRFNKRISADTSDESDCENANYVGGTLNNRVRTSHRETQRLVRTNNAWNSLSTVNNTRDNTPQPALRLLYDNLKSSDGKTTSVHETMNTKNNVNRVHEKRALFEAFKRQSIVTESKIIKTALRIRENSTSANDDSNDTTIRTSNDQDYSEKANEVELSPERKDKINDIDQQQDIIKETDESKGFGNYDNLQHVWDGLKEEQDVNGSDSPTRPAVWLTKLCEGLPTSPQKCGSLPRSFQINPNSQLSVTKSRFLQRDGKPMTERPFTIASDKPAEINLEDMERYASSCQPEGRIAKFPTSVSTSTSTFFCSLDDTLTDAYSEIHMVSSPTTTNIHPDHKIYRANGSTRFKNVLSKAGSRLQGLRNTLSTETLECSEEIERTKYFRSLSNGKSKRKGKSKHSRESSSDIEELVGCVPATGGPSDYRIPSLYYKQGSSSLGARIAQSDYADPTVLFAENKRNSNEETRKIKEKVKENNERDKVEEEDDDGDDDDDDEDDDDDDEEEEDEEGSSRGTNCRESETDSFYERSFEVIENYVDVDGEEVFRDSAIFSDADDVLLMRTDTGGGGGGGGGGGSGSGGATTSSGNKQKVAPPVPAKKKSECSSVSTIFSNIVQENNTIGKPYVAQKPDYLKIKSIFLRAQSNNSSSNSNSNSNSNNSNSPESKISLLRSSFMKRDVDRKCTTNDVGLIEESGDIGNDDKDDVSAGQSQAGWVKKIVCQLQGHVET